The following proteins come from a genomic window of Dysidea avara chromosome 12, odDysAvar1.4, whole genome shotgun sequence:
- the LOC136240927 gene encoding uncharacterized protein isoform X2 produces MSLVLRPMFQVSVLSVMNFSYQLSLYTSDVNLQVSLLRCIRHSVDGFEQVSSVDCSGIKGVNFQYLLDCVIRYRNKCFWCCDRCSRSQYCHADIQEIITIVGTIFSQVLM; encoded by the exons atgtctttggtgttgcgaccgatgttccag gtctcggtattgagtgtcatgaatttcag ttatcaattatcactgtatactagtgatgtgaatttgcaggtcagtctactcagatgtatcaggcatagtgttgatgggttcgaacaagtatccagtgtagactgtagtggcatcaagggtgttaatttccag tacctactggattgtgtcatcagatatcgaaacaagtgtttttggtgttgcgaccgatgttccag gtctcagtattgtcatgctgacatacaagaaatcatcactattgttggaactatttttagtcaagtcttgatgtga
- the LOC136240927 gene encoding uncharacterized protein isoform X1 produces the protein MNFSACWIVSSDIKTDVFGVATDVPGLGIECHEFQVSLLRCIRHSVDGFEQVSSVDCSGIKGVNFQYLLDCVIRYRNKCFWCCDRCSRSQYCHADIQEIITIVGTIFSQVLM, from the exons atgaatttcag tgcctgctggattgtttcatcAGATATCAaaacagatgtctttggtgttgcgaccgatgttccag gtctcggtattgagtgtcatgaatttcag gtcagtctactcagatgtatcaggcatagtgttgatgggttcgaacaagtatccagtgtagactgtagtggcatcaagggtgttaatttccag tacctactggattgtgtcatcagatatcgaaacaagtgtttttggtgttgcgaccgatgttccag gtctcagtattgtcatgctgacatacaagaaatcatcactattgttggaactatttttagtcaagtcttgatgtga